In a genomic window of Oncorhynchus gorbuscha isolate QuinsamMale2020 ecotype Even-year unplaced genomic scaffold, OgorEven_v1.0 Un_scaffold_553, whole genome shotgun sequence:
- the LOC124018647 gene encoding CCAAT/enhancer-binding protein alpha-like yields the protein MEQPNLYEVAPRPLMTSLAQSQSQQSAYCYKDPSAAGPGAGGDLGEICENENSIDISAYIDPAAFNDEFLADLFHNSSKQEKLKLANSEYESYPHGVSSGSGAHHQQQQQQQGYGCIPGYMDTSKLEPIYDNQSTRIRPVAIKQEPREEDEMSHSMPPTYHHSHQHLPQHLSHLQYQIAHCAQTTMHLQPGHPTPPPTPVPSPHHRDGSMSSVGSMKMMGRDDRDRGKSKKRVDKASTEYRLRRERNNVAVRKSRDKAKMRNVETQHKVIELASDNERLRKRVEHLTRELDTLRGIFRQLPDGSFKPMANCQ from the coding sequence ATGGAGCAACCAAACCTCTATGAGGTCGCCCCACGACCCCTAATGACCAGCCTAGCCCAGAGCCAGAGTCAGCAAAGCGCCTACTGCTACAAAGACCCCTCCGCTGCTGGACCCGGAGCAGGAGGAGACCTCGGCGAGATCTGTGAGAACGAAAACTCCATTGACATCAGCGCCTACATCGACCCTGCAGCCTTCAACGACGAGTTCCTGGCTGATCTATTCCACAACAGCTCGAAGCAAGAGAAACTCAAGCTGGCGAACAGTGAGTACGAATCCTACCCCCACGGGGTGAGCTCTGGCTCGGGGGCGCACcaccaacagcagcagcagcagcagggctATGGTTGTATTCCCGGGTATATGGACACATCTAAACTTGAACCCATTTACGATAACCAGTCCACGAGAATCAGACCTGTGGCGATAAAGCAAGAGCCCAGAGAAGAAGATGAAATGAGCCATTCTATGCCTCCAACCTACCACCATTCCCACCAGCATCTCCCACAGCACCTATCCCACCTTCAGTACCAGATTGCGCACTGCGCGCAGACGACCATGCATCTCCAACCGGGACACCCGACGCCTCCACCGACGCCCGTCCCGAGTCCACACCACAGGGATGGCAGCATGTCCTCCGTTGGATCCATGAAGATGATGGGACGCGACGACCGAGACCGGGGTAAATCCAAAAAGCGCGTCGACAAGGCCAGCACGGAGTACCGGTTGAGGCGGGAGAGGAACAACGTCGCGGTGAGGAAGAGTAGAGACAAGGCGAAAATGCGCAATGTTGAGACGCAGCATAAAGTGATCGAGCTGGCGTCGGACAACGAAAGACTGCGGAAGAGAGTGGAACATCTTACCCGAGAACTGGACACATTAAGGGGCATCTTCAGACAACTTCCCGATGGATCTTTCAAACCCATGGCCAACTGCCAGTGA
- the LOC124018641 gene encoding LOW QUALITY PROTEIN: CCAAT/enhancer-binding protein gamma-like (The sequence of the model RefSeq protein was modified relative to this genomic sequence to represent the inferred CDS: deleted 1 base in 1 codon) has translation MSKRSQQTINTEQNRGTVSVIQGQASGATTTTTGGSLQLVPQLVPATPAEGGGGGKAKMKKTSGDKDSDEYRQRRERNNLAVKKSRMRSKQKAQDTQQRVNELKEENERLEAKIKLLSKELSVLKDLFLEHAHNLADNVQAPGAEGASPAHNNNNNNGACNNNNSSQ, from the exons ATGAGCAAGAGGTCGCAGCAGACGATAAACACGGAGCAGAACAGGGGGACTGTTAGTGTGATCCAGGGCCAGGCTAgtggagcaacaacaacaacaacaggaggAAGCTTACAGCTGGTACCCCAGCTAGTCCCTGCCACCCCAGccgaaggaggaggaggaggcaaggCCAAGATGAAGAAGACGTCGGGGGACAAGGACAGTGACGAGTACCGCCAGCGACGG GAACGGAACAACCTGGCGGTTAAGAAGAGCAGGATGAGATCCAAGCAGAAGGCCCAGGACACGCAGCAACGTGTCAACGAGCTGAAAGAGGAGAACGAGAGGCTGGAGGCCAAGATCAAGCTGCTCAGCaaagagctgtctgtcctcaagGACCTCTTCCTGGAACACGCCCACAACCTGGCCGACAACGTCCAAGCACCTGGCGCGGAGGGGGCCAGCCCcgcccacaacaacaacaacaacaatggggcgtgtaacaacaacaacagcagccagTGA